CCACCATTACTAtttagggtcagtccagtttagatattctaggttagtgattgtagtattataacaaataatgtagagcttaacatttaggtacatttatttatttgaaaagaataatagcaAGCCTATGGGACGacacataactagtattttgggAATAAGAGACACCTACTAtaggtcagaacatccataaCCTTTGAATTAGAATAGGATAATACAGTTTAGGTTAGCATGTTGACagtgatacaggtcaaatgattaacattatatgtattataaaattagtgaaatgaagtaataatttggcccataggagatggagtgtcttatacatacagtggtgaatgtgtggtctgtgaattaaaaagcccgGATGAAgtctgaacatctctgaagatttgtaatccttaatgagaagcttgggtataacccttgaaattgaaatgaatgtgaccttgGAAATAGCCCAGTGACTTGCAGTTTGGAAAatagtgctgacatcttccgaagggaggattgacacctactgttcacaaaatggctgcattaatgtGGTGAAGGTGGTTCAAGATTGAGACCACAGttgggtgtatatttgggcaattttatgaatgagtgtgttaggatgtgagcatggtgaggtgtataaggactttatctctgatcATCATTGTGCACACCAGTGGCAAcataaaactgagaacttttgagttatttaagatagaTTTTTATGCCTTCTGTATCACCACCAACAATATTATTAATAGGTCTGATTGTGGATGAAAACACAAAACTAGGTACATTAAATAGTTCTTTCACCATATTTAGGAACTGGGACAGTTCTGACATTATCTGTAAAtccatcttagaaaggaaaggtaaaacCAGTATActtagtattagctttatttgaaccaGGGAAACATGGGGAGCAGTGTttgtgaagcagaaattactctcttaatggTATCATTATATCCTTGAATGGTATTTTGCTGCTTATTGCCAGTTttctaattagttattactagagttgcttTCAAACAAGTTtgcatccaatttcttgaaccatagacatcttcagttacagatttttattctcttcttgatgacaatgtggataatgaaatactaaaccagaagaaactccttggatGAAGTGCTAGTAACCACTCCCCAGGGAGGTGGCCCTCTACGTtgcgcaaagtacctgggttgaagaaaaaatcaTTATTTCATTGGAAATATATTTCTCCAAGCGAAGCAAAAGCgattattatggacaattgttttcttattttaagccTCTGTATTATTTTGTAACCATCATGGATTATGTTATATTCCCGTGTTGTTCAATTTCATCTGCACTTATGATTGATTATGCACATTTTTGACTATTAGGGTAgggccaggaagtcttttactcctcttTGTTGATTGATGGGGAagatgtttggctcctgtgccaccagaggagggGTATGGGTGTTGAAGATTAAGAAGAACTGTGTATTGGGCTCCAAAGAAGACTTGAACCAACATCCAttacctttcttttggaatcaggtTAGATTTTGAGGCTTGATTAAGCCTCAAAAgggaggaatgtagaaggaattttttttatgttagcaTGGAGAATAGCAAactaacataaagagccataaaaagtaatcaaaagcttctaaaatattaagattaaacataaattagaatgttaagcaaatatgataggttaagcaaatagttaactaaaaatcagttatattgcattattttttaagcttacagcaaaatATCTAGTCTGGGAAAGAACAGAAATTGACACATCAaaaccagcttagaacaggataagagtttgagaacacctgtgattcaaggctaggaagcgataaaACAAGGAAGATGGCTCTGGAAGACACGTAGAGAGACCTGCTGGATTGGCGAATCAGCAGAAAaggaacaaaaggcttttgctgtaagcaaggtcacactgatataatgcatgaagagaaaatcttagtaaattcaggcattagcaaaaatattagaagaatatattagaaattaactttagtgtagaaattaagacaaatcaagcatgccaagcaatgattaaatgaaagcatatactatatttctttttaattaaagcttaagcttcaggtcacaattataaaaaagtttggaaggtttaagaaaggaaatgacgagacaaaacccatatatggaattgaagccttggccagttagagaaaatgggaacagcatagaaaaataaaaataccacgaGGGGACCAGTGATAGGAAAgaaaggagataataagggttcccatgggaactcaaggttcggccggacaggagtagaagggagtcagagaagatgggcaagagagctcattcgagagaggtcagaaaagataggaaatgacataagaaaagcccaaagatggtaagaggaagccatacacccagtcttagaccaatcaaaataagccaaacagacatcaatcataatggacagtaaaactaggtgcagaatgagctaatcaaacgaggtcaaaatgataagaaattgttataaaaacttcaattgctgtaatgttcaaggctcagctcaatttggccgtattgggttgagtccttgttattttttgtgttgatttaatgcaataaagccttaaaactctgtctgtctatcttgagtcctcatagcctttatttttaggtaaaaagccttctgatgatgaatttttctcCACGAcaatctgagtgtggaatcacagctctacagtagcTGATCAGAAAGTTCTATGGTGGGTTGTGTTGAAAGCGGAgataattattgggatacagcatctagcacaggCTGCCTCAGGTCCTGTAGGGATTAGTTACTTGGcgaaagaaaatgaaggacaggaaTAGGAGCTTAGttcgtttgagagagacagtactgctgcagtaaattattttatcaaaggtcgcgcacggcgcagcaagcatcttgcgtcaggcaggaacaatctctagacaggGCTCGAGCTCATTGCTTCTACTGAACCACTGTCTCCCcatttttaatacatgctttaattccagtatgaaaatgatatcaagtatacatcttaatatttaaattgatcagagagctgtaatatcatggatGTAATGTATTCATGGTCCTgtcagaaaaagacaaagactgtttaagaagcacgtgaaatgctataaaacattaaaacaattaaagttATAAATGTCAAAGTTCCTTTTGGCTCTTACAGAGGAGGATGTATACCATGATGGTGTGGAGGCTAGACAGGCCATTACCACCAATCCATTTACAGTTCTTCTCTATGAATAAACCGACCATTCACAATCAGAAAAAatgatgcaattttttttctaaaaacagtGGAATTTATTTacatcttcatttacataatgggATATAAGTTAAATAGATTTATCCAAATacaatgaatattttaattattctggtGTTCTCTGTCTGAAAGAGAGTTAGGTTTCACATATATACtggatttattttttctgcattttaatttgTGTAATGATTTAACTATATTTGTAATTTTGTGCAGTACTCAAGACTTGGAGATAAAGTACACATCAAGTAAAAATGAATTTAGCAATTTTTAATGTTGCAAATTTAATTTGTGATGTTTTATCAATTTGTTAATAAAATGCTAACTtcaaaatttaatattttcttcatgaAAAACATGTGAATacctaataaaatacatttatttacaaaggGAAACATTCTTAATTTTACATTCTTAATTTTCACTTTTAAGAAAAAAGCACTCAAATTTCCACTGTTCATACAATCAATTAAGTAATGCTTATTTAATCTACTAGTCTACGACAAAGGCTACAAAATTACAAAACTGTTCACAAGGaaaaaaacagttcttaaaaTAAGTGACTATTTAATCAAATACAAAAACTTAGtaaacaaaacaatgacatttgcACAGATAAATTTGAATTTACTTTATTAGTATAACTTGTAATTGTCTTATCCTCTATAATGTAATAACACAATTACTGTGCCAGAAATTTGATTTTGAGTACtttcttcatagctgtcttcATCTCATCAGTTTTTAGAGTGTAAATAATGGGGTTCATCGTTGATGGAATTGTAGCAGACAGAGAGTTATTAAGAATTCTTATATTGGaatcaagaaactgtgacaaaaTATACGTAATAGCCAggggaaaataaaatattataaccAAGATGATGTGTGAGATGCAGGTTTTTAGTGCTTTTTGCTTTCCATCAGTTGATGTCATTTTAAACAGTGTAACACCAATGAATATATAAGAACAGAGAATGaggaataaagggaaaaaaagaaacacagctgTAATAAACCAACCCATCGTTTCGTTTGGGTAAATGTCATTGCAGGCTAAGAAGTACACGGGTCCATAATCACAAAAATAACTGTTTACCACCGTGGACTGGCAGAAGCTGAGTCTTGTGATTAGAAGcacagaaatggaagaaatgacTGCAGCCAACATCCAGAGTGACATTATGATTCCTACCATCCTGCTGTTAGAATTAATGCTGTGATATTGAAGAGGGAAGCATATGGCAAGAAAGCGGTCATAAGCTAATATTACCAGTGAAAGTGACTGCATTGCactaaagaaatgaacaaaaaacatatcAGCTAAACACGCTTCATATGAAATAAAACTGgagttaaaaagaaacatttctatcagtttaggaatgacagctgtAGTTGTGCCTAAATCAACTAAGGCCAAGTGAACAACAGCAAGATATTTTGGATTGTGAAGGCTTTGatctaaatatattaatataatgacaaatatatttgaaaaaagtgcaaaaatatacataataaataaaaaaatataaaaacagttagCAAAGGACATCTCCTTTAAGCCTCTTATGTAAAACATTTCTGGACgaacaaatgtattattttcagaACTTTTTAAACTCTGAGAACTCATCACAAGCAAATTCTTGGCTTTTTCATTCAGTGTAATATAAATTTttctaagaaaaaatatttagatattCTCTATTAATTTACAGTCCTCCTGACTACAGTATTTATATCAATGCTTCTAAATAATTGTACTGAAATTTGAATAATGCACTATTTATTATATGTCCTTTTAATAGATATACTATCATATTCACAACATTTTAGTATAATCTGTGCTCTCAACATGCTCATAAGTTACACAATAACATTTAAGGTAAGATAtcctaaaaaatacaaacatatctttATGCTTCCTTAGTATTTTGTCTTCATCAGTTTCTGAAATAGCAAATATACACAATAATATCAAAAAAAGTAcaattgttcaaatatttttgaaattgtttttcttttggaaacagtaatttgaaaagaaattttAGATTTGTACTCATTTAGACTGTGTACTTACTGCTTTTTGATAAGCTTATGCATTAAGAAAATAGTTATATAGAAGTTTCTCATGTGAAGATTACTGCAACCTTTGAAATATTACTTTTACAATGTAacattaaagaaatttaaaagtaataagaatttattttgtttctggcaTGCAGGAGTACAGCTCTGCTTGTAagtaaaaaatgaagctttctttACAGAtccaaaaaagatttaaatttaacATATTCTGCAAAGAGTTATAAAATTCGTGTTGTTACAGTTCTTGAAATTCCATTCTGCCTTCTTTACTGGTTCATATTTAACAAACTGTTTTATATAGGGAATGGAAGTGTTTTTAATGAGATGCTAATCATATTCATTAAACAGACTAATGTTAACCTTTCTTAGTTCACTTGAGACATTTCAAACAAAGAGTATATGCAATTACATCAGCACAATGTATTCAATTAATACAGTAAGGCATGAATATTATCATTGACATATTTTTCCTAAATAAAGCTATTTCTCTTTTAACAGTATGTCACAGACATTCAGTGTAGTGATATTATTAGTGATTTTCACTGTactataatttaaaatgattcctATTTCTGTATTGAAATAACTTCAATTCCTTGACAGTTTTTGATCATCACAATATGTACATAcacaaatacaacaacaacaacatttatttctatagcaaattCTGTTAATGTGCTAGAATTAAATTAAAGGGCATACAAATGATTAAGCAT
Above is a window of Polypterus senegalus isolate Bchr_013 chromosome 2, ASM1683550v1, whole genome shotgun sequence DNA encoding:
- the LOC120524608 gene encoding olfactory receptor 1496-like, yielding MSSQSLKSSENNTFVRPEMFYIRGLKEMSFANCFYIFLFIMYIFALFSNIFVIILIYLDQSLHNPKYLAVVHLALVDLGTTTAVIPKLIEMFLFNSSFISYEACLADMFFVHFFSAMQSLSLVILAYDRFLAICFPLQYHSINSNSRMVGIIMSLWMLAAVISSISVLLITRLSFCQSTVVNSYFCDYGPVYFLACNDIYPNETMGWFITAVFLFFPLFLILCSYIFIGVTLFKMTSTDGKQKALKTCISHIILVIIFYFPLAITYILSQFLDSNIRILNNSLSATIPSTMNPIIYTLKTDEMKTAMKKVLKIKFLAQ